ATGACCGATCAGGACCTCCGCAAGCAGGCCCACGACCTTGACGTGACCGTCTGGGTCGGCAAGAAGGGCGTCTCCGCGGTCGTCGACGAACTCGACGACCAACTGACAGAGCGCGACCTCGTGAAGGTGAAGTTCCACCGCTCGGCGCAGGCCGGCACCGACGTGGACGAACTCGCCGCCGACCTCGCCGAGCGGGTGAACGCCGACCTCGTCGAGACGCGCGGCCACACGGCGGTCCTCCACAGATGAGCCTCGTGGGGATTCCGCTCCTCCAGACGGCGACGCCGGCGCCCGGGACGACCGGCGGTGGCGAGGAGGCCGCGGGCGCGACGCTCGCGACCCCCGTCGCGAACTTCCTCGCGGGCCTCGGCGTCCCGCCGGGGATCGCCGACGTGCTCGGCGGCGCGATCACGTTCGCCGTCGTCCTCGGGGCGTTCTACCTCGTCGGTCGGCTGTTCGTCGTGCCGCTGGTCGACCGCGTGCTGGAGTCGCGCGGCCTCGACACCCACGCCAAGCGCCCGCTCCGCAAGATCACGAACGTCGTCGTCGTGTTCGTCGGCATCGCCGTCGGCTTCGGCTTCGCCGGCTACGGCGACTTCCTGCAGTCGCTCGCGACCGTCGCCGCGGCGGCGACGCTCGCCATCGGCTTCGCGATGCAGGACGTGATTAAGAACTTCGTCGCTGGTATCTTCATCTTCACCGACCGACCGTTCCGCATCGGCGACTGGATCGAGTGGGACGGCAACTCCGGCATCGTCGAGGACATCTCCTTCCGTGTCTCGCGGGTGCGCACGTTCGACAACGAACTGCTGACGGTGCCGAACTCCCAACTCACCGACGGCGTGATCAAGAACCCCGTCGCGAAGGACACGCTCCGCCTGCAGTTCCTGTTCGGCATCGGCTACGGCGACGACATCGAACACGCCACCGAGATCATCGTCGAGGAGGCCGAGCGCCACCCCGAGATCCTCTCGGACCCGGCGCCGTCGGTCCGCCTCACCGAACTCGGCGACAGCTACGTCGGCCTCAAGAGCCGCGTCTGGATCGCCAACCCGTCGCGTGCGGACTTCGTGAAGACGCGCGGCGAGTACGTCACGAACGTGAAACAGCGCTTCGATGAGGAGGGCATCGAGATCCCGTTCCCCCAGCGCGACCTCTCCGGGAACGTGGAGCTCAACACGCCGCCAGAGGCGGCGCTCGGCGACGACTGACCACGCCGGGCCGTTCAAGCCGGTATTTTCGCTTTCGTGGCACTCTTTTCCCGCCCACGGGACAGTCCGCTCGATGGTCCCCGAACCCGATTCGAAAGCCCCTCTCGACCGCCCGAGCCGACCGACTGATGGACACACCCGCCGGCGAGGCGGAGGTGATCGGCCGTGAGGGGGCGACGATTCGCACTCCTCGCAGTGTTGATACTGGCATGTGCTGCCTCCGGCGCGACCGTGATCGCGGTTCCCCCAGAGTCGCCACCGGCCTCGACTGATGCGGCGTCGGCCGCGTTCGTGTACGCCGGCGACGCGATCACTGTGGAGGCCGAGCCCCGCCAAGCGATTCGCGGTGAGACGACGCTCGACCCGGGGACGGAGGTAACCGTCAGTCTCCGGTCGACGGGTGACACCGAGCCTCGGTTCGTCCAGCGGGAGACGGTCACGGTCACCCCCGACGGTACGTTCACCGCCGCCGTCGACTTCTCCCAACAACGCGGTGGCGGGACGTTCTCCGCGAGGCTCCTCTACGATGGCGAGGTCGTCGACGAGGCCCCCGGCGAAATCGTCGCCTCGGACGGATCGACTCCCGGCCCGACGGCGACCCCGGCGGAGGCGTCGTCGACACCCTCGACGACCACCGAGCGTACTGATGAACGGTTCCTCCCCGGATTTCCCAAGTCGCTCCTGTCGGGGACGGTCGGCGACTCGGTTTCCATCGAAATCACGGTCTCACCCGGCGGGACTGCGACGCTCCGGATCGGTGGCGAGGAGGCGGGCTACGAAACGAGCGCCACCGTTCGTGACGACGACGGCGACGGGTCCGTCACGGTCGTGTTCGACACGGCTGCTGCCAGCGACCCCGAACGGGTGCTCGCCGTCGCTGACGACGGCGACACGCTGGTGTCGACGACCAGCGACCGGGCGGTCTCCGTCCCGCTCGATCCCGGCGACTACGACCTCGCGCTGTACGAGGGTGGTCACCTGGCAGACGACGACCACCTCGACGACGTGGGGAGCCTGAGGCTCCAGTCAGCCCCGGAGACGGAGTCGGCTACACCCACCACGACACCACAAGCGGCGACGCCGACGGTGACGACGGCGACGTCGTTGGCGACGACCGTCCCCCTCGACGGACTCGATGTCGTTTCCCCATCCGTGCTCGGCGCTGGTGCACTGGTCGTTGGTGTGCTCCTCGGCGGTGCCGGCGTGGTTCTCGTCGGCGGCGCACTCCGGCGGTAGGCACCGGCCCTCCCACCGGACCTTCCCTCAGCACCGACTGAGGACAGCAACCACGATCGCGACGACGACGCACCCCACGACGAACACGGCGGCCACGTCAATCCCGACCGGCGATCCGACGGCGCCATCGCCGACGCCGGCAGATCCGACCGCGACCGCCCGCTCGACCCCACCGCCGTCGAGCGTCTCCAGCCCCCACGCGACCGCGAGCCCGCCGAGCGAGACGAGCCCCACCCCGCCCACGGCATCGAGCACGGCCTCGCGGACCGGTCGCCGGCGCTCGGCGTCGCCCACGAACACCAACGGGTCACAGGCTGGTGCGTACACCGTCATCTCATTGCCCTTCTCCGAGTAGCTCACTCCGGCCGGCTCGACGAGTCCCGCCTCCTCGAGCGTCTTGAGGTGGTAGTGGGCGTTCTGGACGGAGGTGTCGACCCGCTCGGCCAACGCAGAGGCGGTACCGGGGCGGTCGAACGTCGATCGCAACAGCCCGCGGCGCGTCTCGGCGGCGAGCGCGTCGAGGACCTCGTCGCTCTCGGTGTCGTCGACGTCGATCACCCGGGGTCGCTCGTTCGACGCCACCGTTCCGGCGAGGCGTTCGAAGACGGAGGACATACCTCACCCTCCGAACCACCACACAAAAACCCCTCCAAGACTACAGGTGCGGTTTGAACGGTCCGCGCGCGGCGGCCTCTGAGCCGTCGACGGCCACGGGTCGGTCACGTGGGCGTCCGTGTGGGACCGGCCGCTGGCGACCGCTCGTCGGCTCCGAACACGGCCGGCCACGGGTCGACCACGCCGTGTCCGGTCGCGAGGTCGACGCCGTCGCGACCTCGGTCCATCGCCGTCCGTTCGAGTCGTTGTTCGACCGTTCGCGGCGTCACGGTCGGATCGGCGCCGTGGATCAGCGCGGCGACGCCAGCGACCCGGGCCGCCGCCACGGACGTGCCTTCGAACCGCTCGGCGTCTCCGCTGCCGACCACGGTGCCAGTAGCGGCCACGTCGACACCGAGCCGTCCGTCGGTGGTCGGGCCGCGACCGCTGTATGCGGCTGGTTCGCCGAGCTCGCCGACGGCACCGACCCCCACCACTCCCGCACCCGCCGCGGGCGACAGCACGCTCCCGTCGGCACTCACAACGCCGAAGCGGTGGGTCGGCGAGGTGAGCGACACACGCCCGCCAGTGTCGTCTCGTGGTCCCGAGACGACGACCGCGTACCGGCCGCCCCGAAGTGACGTCGACAGCCTGGCGTTCGGCGTCCCGTCTCGGCGATACGGCACCGAGCGTGCGACCGGCGTCCGCCCGTCGTCGTTGAGGCGGTACAGCGTCGCGGTGTACGGCCCGGTGCCACGCTCCCACTCGACCCAGACAACGGCGCGCTCGCGGTCGCCCAGCAGCGGCGTCTCACGCGCACCGTCGACGACGACCGTCGCGTCGGTCGAGCGGTCGACCGTTGTCCAATGGCGCTTTGCCACGTTGCCGACGGGGGCGACGACGGTGACGCCCGCGTCGACCGCGGCGGCGGCCGCGCTCGCAGCACGCGACCGCCCGTCGCCAGCCGCCCCGTAGAAGGAGACCGGTGCGACGATCACGTCGACGTCTCGCTCGATGAGCCACTCGACGGCGCGCACGAACCCGCGCTGGGAGTCGATCCTCGTCAAGAGGAAGCGAGCCCCGGGGGCGACCTCTGCCACGGTCGTCGTCGTCGCGGTTCCGTGGTGGTCGGGCCCTGCCAGCGGATCCGAGTCGCCGAACCCGCGGACGGCGAGCACTCGGTCTGCGACGACCGGATCACTCGGGTCGTATCCGGACGCGTCGATCACGCCGACTCGGACGCCGTCGCCCGTCTCGCCGGCGTCGTGGATGCGAGTGACCGCCGAGCCGCCGGGCGGGGTGGCCTCGTCCCCCAGCCTACTCCACGGCTCGGCGTCGGCGACCGGGCGGAGGTCTGGCTCGGCCACCGGCCGCCCGTCGGTCGGGGGCGACCGACTCGCCGGGTCGGTCAGCGTCGCGGCGGTCAACCCGGCAGTCACCACGAGGACGCCGACGAACGCGACGACGAGTACTTCGTGGGCATCGTTACTCATGGGCGACGGACGGTGTGGAGGGCTGCTGATCGGGCGCGGGGGGCATCGGCGGACCGATGGGATCGTTACTCGTCGAGCACCTGCCGTGCGATGGTGTTGCGAAGGATCTCGCTGGTGCCCTCGTAGATCTCGTTGAGCTTCGCGTCGCGGTAGTAGCGCTCGACGGGGAAGTCCTTCGTGTAGCCGTAGCCGCCGTGGATCTGGATCGCCTCGTTGGCGACCTCGCGGCTGATCTCGCTGGCGTACAGTTTCGCCTGCGCGGCCTCTTTGATGAACGGCTCACCCTTGATCTTCAGGTCCGCGGCCTTGTGCATGAGCAGTTCCGCGGCCTGGAGTTTCGTGTCCATGTCGGCGATCTTGTGCTGGATCGCCTGGAACTGCGAGATGGGGCCGCCGAACTGGTCGCGCTCGGTGGCGTACTGGGCCGCCTCCTCCAGCGCGGCGCGCGCGATGCCGACGCCGCGCGCGGCGATGGTGATGCGCCCGCCGTTGAGCGTCTTCAGCGCCTGCACGAAGCCGTCGCCCTCGTCGCCGAGCAGGCGGTCCTCGGGGAGGTACAGGTCGTCGAAGCGGAGTTCGGCGGTCGGACAGCCCTTGTCGCCGAGTTTGTGCTCCGTCCCCTCGACGATGAAGCCGTCGTCCTCCTCGGGACGGACGACGAACGAGGAGATGCCCTTGTTGCCGGCGTCGGGGTCGGTCTTGGCGAACAGCGTCACCGTGTCCGCGACCGAGCCGTTCGAGATCCACAGTTTGCCGCCGTTGACGACGTAGCCGTCGCCGTCCTTCTCCGCCGTGGTCTCCATCGCGGGCACGTCGGAGCCGGCGCCGGCCTCAGACAGCGCGAACGCGCCGATGTCGCGCCCCTCCGCGAGCGGCGTGAGGTACTCCTGTTTCTGCTCCTCGTCGCCGAAGGCGTACAGCATGTTGCCCGCCAGGGAGATGTGCGCGGCGACGACGGTGCCGAGGCCGCCCGAGCCGCGAGCGATCTCAGAGAGCCCGAGCGCGTAGCTGTGGTAGTCGAGGCCGGCCCCGCCGTACTCCTCGGGGAACGGCATCCCCATGAGGCCGAGTTCGGCCATCTCGTCCACGATGTCGCGCGGGAACTCGTCTTCTTCGTCGATCTCCGCGGCCCGCGGCACGATTTCCTCGTCGACGAACTCCGCGACCATGTCGCGGATCTGCTGTTGTTCGGTCGTCAGGCCGAAGTCCATGGTCGTCCCTGTGGGTTCGCGGGCTTCAATCTTTGCGGTGTCGCCGCCGGCCCCGAGTTCGCCGCCAATATGGTGAGGTCACAGCCGGGTTCACCTCCGATCGTGGCACCTCGACACACCCCACATTACTTTTTAACCCACCTACCTTACGACCGTACAACCGAATGCCCGACGCCGACCGCCCCGCCGCGACTCACCCGGATGCCGACCTCGCGTGGTGCCACGAGGCCGTGCAGGGAGTGTCGCGGACCTTCGCGCTGACCGTGGACACCCTCGACGAACCGATGTCGTCGTACATCTGTCTCGGCTATCTCGTCTGCCGTATCGCCGACACCGTCGAGGACGCCGACCACATCGCCCCGGACGAACAGGCAGCCCTCCTCCGGGAGTTCGACGCCGCCCTCGACCCCGACGACGACACGACCGCGACCGACTTCCGCGACGACGTCGACCCGCACCTCCCGCCCGAGGAGAGTCGGTCGGCAGACTGGGCGGTGGTCGCGAACGTCGAGCGCGTGTTCGCCACCTTCGAGGGCCTCCCGCCGGAGGTCCGCACCGCGGTCGTCCCGCCGGCCCGCGAGATGGCGACGGGGATGGCCGACTTCGTCGAGCGCTACGCCGACGACGGCGGCCTCCGCATCGAGACCAAGGGGGAACTGGAGGAGTACTGCTACTACGTCGCCGGCACGGTGGGGAACCTCATCACGAACCTCGTCACCACGCTCGGCAACGTCGACGAGGAGCGCACCGAGCGCCTGTACGCCGTCGCCGAGGAGTTCGGGCTGCTCCTCCAACTCGTGAACGTCGCGAAAGACGTCCACGACGACTACACCGAGGAGAACAACGTGTACCTCCCCGCCGAGTGGCTCGCCGAGGAGGGCGTCTCACAGGACGCGGTCGTCGCGCCCGAGAACCGCGAGGGCACCGCCAGCGTCGTCTCCCGCACCGCGGGGTTCGCCCGCGGCTTCCTCGACGGCGCCCAGACGTACCTCGAACACGTGCCGCTGGTCGAGGGCAACACCCTCGCGGCGTGGGCGATTCCGTACCTGCTCGCGGTCGGCACGCTGCGTGAACTCTCCGCTCACCCCGAGCGCGCGGTCACCGGACAGGGTGTGAAGGTGAGCCGCGAGGAGGTGTTCGCGGTCGTCACCGCGGCCCACCAACACGGCCGCGACGCGCTGCCACACCTGCGCGAGTCGATCGCGAGCGAGCCGTTCCACACGGTGTCGTCGACGGCGGACTGAACGGATTCCGCGGGACCTGCGGGACGCGACTGGCGACCTGCGACTGGCTGATCCTCGCACGTCCTCTTGGGCAGAAGCACTATCCGACTTCTCCACCGATCCTATCCCGTGACTGACTCAGACGGGCTTCTCGCATCGAACGCCCCGGTCGTGTTGGCGCTCGCTGGGGTCGTCGCGTTCTTCTTCCCACTTCTGTACCTCGACAGCATGGCCGCCATCATGGTAGGCATCTTCGTCGCGATGGGACTGTGGGTGGCCGCCGCCGGGGCCGCGGGCGACGACTCGATTGCCGCCGAGAGCGTGCCGCAGAAGCGCGCTTGACACAGGACGACTGCCCCCGCGACAGTCGACACCACTCCCGATGAGTTCGACACGTCGTCGCCGGAGGTGACTTCGAACTAACCGGATGGGGACGCATGGCTATCCCCTCACGCGTCGACTAGGGGGCGTGATGCAGTGACCCTTGAACGTCGTTTCCTGTGTGTTCGGTGTGGAGCGTCCGACGGACGACCGCTCGTGACGACCGCCCTCGAGGACCCGCTTGAGGTGTCCGAATGCGCCCGCTGTGGGGCGATCCTCGACATCGGAGGGCACAACTGGTAGGCCGACGGTCGGCCCAACGACTTTCTCCGCCGCGACCCAATCGTCGACGACTCATGGTCCAGACCGACTCCGACTCCGACCTCGCACGCGGGGACGTGGCACCAGGGTTCGACCTCCCCGGAACCGACGGCGACACCCACGCGCTCACCGACTTCGACACCGACGCGGTGTTGGTCGTGTTCACCTGTAACCACTGCCCGTACGCGAAGGCGAAGTTCGACCTGCTGAACCGGATCGCCGCCGAGTACGACGACTGCGCGGTCGTCGGGATCAACCCCAACGACGCGACCGAGTACCCCGACGACTCCTTCGACAAGATGGTCGAGTACGTCGAGTCCGGCGAGGTCGCGTACGACGCGTACCTCCGCGACGAGACCGGCGCGGTGGCCGAGGCGTACGGCGCCGTCTGCACGCCCGACCCGTTCCTCCTGCGCAACGAGGGCGACGGCACGTTCACGCTCGCGTACCACGGTCGCCTCGACGACGCGCTCAACCCCGACGACGAGGCGACCGAGTACTACGTCGAGGACGCCATCGACGCGGTGCTGGCGGGCGAAGACGTGACGTTGGACCCCGGCCCGAGCCGCGGCTGTTCGATCAAGTGGCCGTAGCGACGGTGTCGACGCCGACCGATCCGGTGCCGTTCAGGCAGCCTCGCCGCCCGCCTCGGTAGCCTCCTCGGCCAACTCCTCGAACGTCTCGCGGGCGTTCTTCACCGCCTTCTCGCGCTTGGCGGGGTACGCCTCCACCTTCGCGCGGAACGTGATCCCCGGCCCCAACTCGGCGCGGCCTTTGAACGCCGCCTGCTTGTCGAGGCGGAGGAACAGCGAGTTGTTGTCGTCGACGCGCTCGTCGAGTTCGGCGAGCACGCGGTCCCACTCGGCCAACTCCGAGAGCCGCGAGAGGACGTGGCGCACGTCGTCGGCGCGCTCGACGCGCGCGGAGAAGACGACGATGCGGTCGCCGTGGTGGCCGGTGTTGACGACGCGGTCGATGTCGAACTCCTCGGGGAGGAACGTGCGGAGGGCGTCCTCGACGCGTTTCTCGTCTTCGGTCGCGTAGCAGAAAGCCCGCAGATCGACGTAGTGGAACGGAACGGAACCCATGATACCCGCCTGTAGGCGGGTCGGGATGAAAAGGGTTGGACTCGCGCTCGGGCGGATCGGTTCGTTTTCGTAGCCGCACTCGGGACCGACGAGCGAATGACGACTGCCGTCCTCCGCTACTATCTCTACAAGGCCACCCGGGCGGTCGAGTTGTACCGCCCGGTGATGTACCTCTACTTCGTCTCGGTCGGCCTGTCGTTCACCCAGATAGCGGTGCTGGAGGCTGCCTACAACGTGACGACTGTCGTCGCGGAGGTGCCGACGGGCTATCTCGGAGACCGACTCGGCCGGCGCGCCAGCCTGGTCGTCGGGACGGGTGTGATCGCGGCCACGCTCGCGGGCATCGCGTTCGCGACGACGTTCCCGGCGTTGCTGGCGCTGTACGTGCTGTGGTCCGTCGGCTACGCCTTCCGCTCGGGCACAGAAGACGCCTGGCTGTACGACTCGCTGGTCGGCGACGGCGACTTCGCCGCCGTCCGCGGCCGCGGCGAGTCCGTCGCGCTGGCCGTCGGCGTGGGCGGCGCCGTCGTCGGCGGCTGGCTCGCGGGACTTGACCTCACCCTCCCGTTCCTCGTCGCGGCGGTCGTCACCGCCGTCGGCGCACTCGTGTTGCTCACCGTCGACGACCCGGACGACGACGGCGAGTCGTTCGACCCGCTCACTCCGCGGCGCGCGCTCGACGCGGTTCGTGCGGCGCTCGAGGACCCGCGGCTCCGCTCGTTCCTCCCGTACTACTACGTGCTGTTCTCGGCGGTCACGTACCTCGTGTTCATCTTCCTCCAGCCGCGCATCGAGGCGGTCGCCGCCGCGGGCGGGGCGGGGGCGACGGTCGTGGGCCTCGCCGGCGGCGTCGAGCCGTTCCTCGGCTGGTACTACGCCGGGATCAGTCTCGTGGGGGCGCTCTTGACCGGGCGCGCCGGGTGGCTCCGCGACACGGTGGGCATCCGGACGTGGTTCCTCGCCGTCCCGTTCGTCGTGGCGGCGCTGCTCGTGGGCCAGTGGGCAGTCCCGTTGCTGGCGTTTCCGGCGTTCCTCCTCGTTCGGGGGTTGGCTGAGGCCACGTCGGTGTTCGCCGCCAACTACGTCAACGACCGGATCGCCTCGCTGGGGCGCGCGACGACGCTGTCTGCGCTGGCGATGGTGTCGGGGCTGACGGTCGTCCCGTTCCAACTCGCGGGGGGTAGTCTCTCCGACCGCTTCTCGCCGGGGCTGGCGCTCGGCGTCGCGGGCGTCGTGCTCGCCGTCGGGGCCGTCGCGGTGCTCGCGTGGCGCGCGCCGGTGGCGCGGGCGACGTGAGTCTGGCGGGGTGACCCC
The DNA window shown above is from Halobaculum marinum and carries:
- a CDS encoding RNA-binding protein; its protein translation is MGSVPFHYVDLRAFCYATEDEKRVEDALRTFLPEEFDIDRVVNTGHHGDRIVVFSARVERADDVRHVLSRLSELAEWDRVLAELDERVDDNNSLFLRLDKQAAFKGRAELGPGITFRAKVEAYPAKREKAVKNARETFEELAEEATEAGGEAA
- a CDS encoding MFS transporter, giving the protein MTTAVLRYYLYKATRAVELYRPVMYLYFVSVGLSFTQIAVLEAAYNVTTVVAEVPTGYLGDRLGRRASLVVGTGVIAATLAGIAFATTFPALLALYVLWSVGYAFRSGTEDAWLYDSLVGDGDFAAVRGRGESVALAVGVGGAVVGGWLAGLDLTLPFLVAAVVTAVGALVLLTVDDPDDDGESFDPLTPRRALDAVRAALEDPRLRSFLPYYYVLFSAVTYLVFIFLQPRIEAVAAAGGAGATVVGLAGGVEPFLGWYYAGISLVGALLTGRAGWLRDTVGIRTWFLAVPFVVAALLVGQWAVPLLAFPAFLLVRGLAEATSVFAANYVNDRIASLGRATTLSALAMVSGLTVVPFQLAGGSLSDRFSPGLALGVAGVVLAVGAVAVLAWRAPVARAT
- a CDS encoding ArsR/SmtB family transcription factor, yielding MSSVFERLAGTVASNERPRVIDVDDTESDEVLDALAAETRRGLLRSTFDRPGTASALAERVDTSVQNAHYHLKTLEEAGLVEPAGVSYSEKGNEMTVYAPACDPLVFVGDAERRRPVREAVLDAVGGVGLVSLGGLAVAWGLETLDGGGVERAVAVGSAGVGDGAVGSPVGIDVAAVFVVGCVVVAIVVAVLSRC
- a CDS encoding BGTF surface domain-containing protein, coding for MIAVPPESPPASTDAASAAFVYAGDAITVEAEPRQAIRGETTLDPGTEVTVSLRSTGDTEPRFVQRETVTVTPDGTFTAAVDFSQQRGGGTFSARLLYDGEVVDEAPGEIVASDGSTPGPTATPAEASSTPSTTTERTDERFLPGFPKSLLSGTVGDSVSIEITVSPGGTATLRIGGEEAGYETSATVRDDDGDGSVTVVFDTAAASDPERVLAVADDGDTLVSTTSDRAVSVPLDPGDYDLALYEGGHLADDDHLDDVGSLRLQSAPETESATPTTTPQAATPTVTTATSLATTVPLDGLDVVSPSVLGAGALVVGVLLGGAGVVLVGGALRR
- a CDS encoding mechanosensitive ion channel family protein, producing MSLVGIPLLQTATPAPGTTGGGEEAAGATLATPVANFLAGLGVPPGIADVLGGAITFAVVLGAFYLVGRLFVVPLVDRVLESRGLDTHAKRPLRKITNVVVVFVGIAVGFGFAGYGDFLQSLATVAAAATLAIGFAMQDVIKNFVAGIFIFTDRPFRIGDWIEWDGNSGIVEDISFRVSRVRTFDNELLTVPNSQLTDGVIKNPVAKDTLRLQFLFGIGYGDDIEHATEIIVEEAERHPEILSDPAPSVRLTELGDSYVGLKSRVWIANPSRADFVKTRGEYVTNVKQRFDEEGIEIPFPQRDLSGNVELNTPPEAALGDD
- a CDS encoding thioredoxin family protein, producing the protein MVQTDSDSDLARGDVAPGFDLPGTDGDTHALTDFDTDAVLVVFTCNHCPYAKAKFDLLNRIAAEYDDCAVVGINPNDATEYPDDSFDKMVEYVESGEVAYDAYLRDETGAVAEAYGAVCTPDPFLLRNEGDGTFTLAYHGRLDDALNPDDEATEYYVEDAIDAVLAGEDVTLDPGPSRGCSIKWP
- a CDS encoding acyl-CoA dehydrogenase, whose protein sequence is MDFGLTTEQQQIRDMVAEFVDEEIVPRAAEIDEEDEFPRDIVDEMAELGLMGMPFPEEYGGAGLDYHSYALGLSEIARGSGGLGTVVAAHISLAGNMLYAFGDEEQKQEYLTPLAEGRDIGAFALSEAGAGSDVPAMETTAEKDGDGYVVNGGKLWISNGSVADTVTLFAKTDPDAGNKGISSFVVRPEEDDGFIVEGTEHKLGDKGCPTAELRFDDLYLPEDRLLGDEGDGFVQALKTLNGGRITIAARGVGIARAALEEAAQYATERDQFGGPISQFQAIQHKIADMDTKLQAAELLMHKAADLKIKGEPFIKEAAQAKLYASEISREVANEAIQIHGGYGYTKDFPVERYYRDAKLNEIYEGTSEILRNTIARQVLDE
- a CDS encoding S8 family serine peptidase; translated protein: MSNDAHEVLVVAFVGVLVVTAGLTAATLTDPASRSPPTDGRPVAEPDLRPVADAEPWSRLGDEATPPGGSAVTRIHDAGETGDGVRVGVIDASGYDPSDPVVADRVLAVRGFGDSDPLAGPDHHGTATTTTVAEVAPGARFLLTRIDSQRGFVRAVEWLIERDVDVIVAPVSFYGAAGDGRSRAASAAAAAVDAGVTVVAPVGNVAKRHWTTVDRSTDATVVVDGARETPLLGDRERAVVWVEWERGTGPYTATLYRLNDDGRTPVARSVPYRRDGTPNARLSTSLRGGRYAVVVSGPRDDTGGRVSLTSPTHRFGVVSADGSVLSPAAGAGVVGVGAVGELGEPAAYSGRGPTTDGRLGVDVAATGTVVGSGDAERFEGTSVAAARVAGVAALIHGADPTVTPRTVEQRLERTAMDRGRDGVDLATGHGVVDPWPAVFGADERSPAAGPTRTPT
- a CDS encoding YhbY family RNA-binding protein translates to MTDQDLRKQAHDLDVTVWVGKKGVSAVVDELDDQLTERDLVKVKFHRSAQAGTDVDELAADLAERVNADLVETRGHTAVLHR
- a CDS encoding phytoene/squalene synthase family protein — protein: MPDADRPAATHPDADLAWCHEAVQGVSRTFALTVDTLDEPMSSYICLGYLVCRIADTVEDADHIAPDEQAALLREFDAALDPDDDTTATDFRDDVDPHLPPEESRSADWAVVANVERVFATFEGLPPEVRTAVVPPAREMATGMADFVERYADDGGLRIETKGELEEYCYYVAGTVGNLITNLVTTLGNVDEERTERLYAVAEEFGLLLQLVNVAKDVHDDYTEENNVYLPAEWLAEEGVSQDAVVAPENREGTASVVSRTAGFARGFLDGAQTYLEHVPLVEGNTLAAWAIPYLLAVGTLRELSAHPERAVTGQGVKVSREEVFAVVTAAHQHGRDALPHLRESIASEPFHTVSSTAD